The nucleotide window ACATCCCATATTTTCACACTCATTCCTACCTTCATCtaataaaaagttattattgttaatagtTATTGTTAAGTtatttattagtaaaaaaaaattggaattatGTACTTTGTATGGGTCTTTCACGTGTTTCCAATGagattgattcatgtttgtggctccaatgtgacaaaatgtggaaaagtgcaagggggccgaatacttttgcaagccactgtgtgtgtatatatatatacacgtgaTTGTAACTGATGATTGCAAATTGATGTGAACATGAATAGACTTCATATGAAagaaactttatttaatttctccGAAAGCACATGAAATGCagaaattattgttatttagtaAAGGCCTTTCCTTTCAACAAGGCATTACATCATATATGATGATGTCACTCAAATTAGGGAGGCGTGATCAATTTATCTAAGTTATAAAACTGTAGGAGCTTGTTGAGCcataaatcatttaagcataacttcatagttttatttattttttttagcattagAGAAATGCTGTATTTATGAACCTAACTAAGTTTAATCAGCTTAATCGCTGTGAGCATTTCTCCTGTCCAGACAGATCTGTATCTTATCTAtatatcttactgtatgtgtgttcagctgctgtGGTTCTTCTCACTGTGTGTGGAAATCTGCTGGTCATCATCTCTGTTATTCACttcaagcagcttcacacaccgACTAACATGCTTGTGCTCTCTCTGGCTgtatcagatttttttgctgGCATTTTTGTCATGCCGCCAATGTTAATCTGGACTATTGAGTCATGCTGGATTTTTGGGACAGTTTTCTGTACCATCTATTGGTTTATTGGTGGAATATTTACAATATCAATATATACTATTGCTCTGATTGCTGTGGATCGGTATTTGGCTCTTTCAAATCCATTTCTTTACATGAATGTTGTATCAGTAAAAATGACttgtgttgtaatgttttttGACTGGTGCGTAGTTGTGGGCTATACCATAGCAGTCCTATATTTTAATGGAAACTTCACAAGTTCTGTAATGTGCCCTGGCgagtgttttattttcctaaatGAGGTTTGGACTATAATTGATTttgtatattcatttatatttccatGTTTTGTCATAATCATATTGTATACCCTGGTTTTTGTAattgctaagaaacatgccactgctatcAGAGAGCTTAATAATCACACAAGACCTAAAGCATATAAAATCACCTCACACTCAATGAAATCTGAAagaaaagcagctaaagtcctcggcattttagtgtctgtatttttgttatgtttacttccatattttatttacagttttttagaTAGTATAATTGAACTACAGACAAAAGCATTTCAAAACGTCTCAATCTTGTTTTGTCTCAACTCTGCCATCAACCCAGTTATTTATGCTTTGTTTTATCCATGGTTcagaaaatgcattaaaataattgtaacaCTGCAAGTATTCCACATAGACTCGGCATTAATTAATGTTCtttcttaaaaattattttttttcactctttttgctgttattacttaaataaactaactttctaaaacaaaatgcacCTCAATATGATGTATACTATCATCTTTtagctaaatttattttttaatgtcttaTGGAATAGAAAGTAATATGCTTGCtgtgttatatttattacagaatcttattattattattattattattattaatattattatataacaaattTACATTATAAGGagaatctaaaaatattttaattaaattaattttaattatatacagtaacgcttttaacaatggtcattgtctcaaagcagcttcacaaaattaaaaagtttataaataattattttagatTACCATACAGTAAGACAGCAACCAttacaccatgtgtgtgtgtgtgtgtgtgtgtgtgtgtgtgtgtgagagagagagagagagagagagttttgagTTTTAACACACTTTATTTTGAGACAATGTACAAATATTATGGCcacacatacatgtatatacatatttacacacacatacatactatacattatatatatatatatatatatatatatatatatatatatatatatatatacagtggggtgaaaaactatttgcccccttcctgatttcttattcttttgcatgtttgtcacacaaaatgtttctgatcatcaaacatatttaactattagtcaaaaataacataattgaacacaaaatgcagtttttaaatgaaggtttacgttattaagggagaaaaaaaactccatg belongs to Clarias gariepinus isolate MV-2021 ecotype Netherlands chromosome 2, CGAR_prim_01v2, whole genome shotgun sequence and includes:
- the LOC128515651 gene encoding trace amine-associated receptor 13c-like — encoded protein: MNLTKFNQLNRCEHFSCPDRSVSYLYILLYVCSAAVVLLTVCGNLLVIISVIHFKQLHTPTNMLVLSLAVSDFFAGIFVMPPMLIWTIESCWIFGTVFCTIYWFIGGIFTISIYTIALIAVDRYLALSNPFLYMNVVSVKMTCVVMFFDWCVVVGYTIAVLYFNGNFTSSVMCPGECFIFLNEVWTIIDFVYSFIFPCFVIIILYTLVFVIAKKHATAIRELNNHTRPKAYKITSHSMKSERKAAKVLGILVSVFLLCLLPYFIYSFLDSIIELQTKAFQNVSILFCLNSAINPVIYALFYPWFRKCIKIIVTLQVFHIDSALINVLS